The Methanobacterium lacus genome includes a region encoding these proteins:
- the purD gene encoding phosphoribosylamine--glycine ligase has protein sequence MNILVVGTGAREHAICNSIKDAELYSIMSNKNPGIARISKYQIGNEKDIEGVKKFAKSNNIDMAIIGPEAPLEMGIVNELIEEGIGCVGPTKEAARIETDKAFMRDLFETHKIDGSIVYKVFDNVEDAGEFIDNFDKDVVIKPIGLTGGKGVKIVGEHLEDGDAAKKYVDEIINNKISGHAQVVIEERLIGEEFTVQAFVDGDKILPMPAAQDHPHAYEGDQGPITGGMGSYSDATGLLPFLDHKSYRKAVKIMEDTVKAVKTEADPYKGILYGQFMLCSDGPKMVEYNARFGDPEAMNVLPLLKTDFVEICEGIVDGNLKKAEFEHKSTVCKYIVPKGYPETAKAGQVIEVDETKINDAGAMVYYAAVNEKDNKIFTSASRALGIVGVGNTISEAEEICEKATSYVKGDVYHRSDVGTEELVQKRVANMQKLRFEAGLRF, from the coding sequence ATGAATATTCTTGTAGTTGGAACCGGAGCAAGAGAACATGCTATATGTAATTCGATTAAAGATGCAGAATTGTACTCTATTATGAGCAACAAAAATCCTGGAATAGCCAGAATTTCAAAATACCAAATTGGTAATGAAAAGGATATTGAAGGTGTCAAAAAATTTGCCAAGTCCAACAATATTGACATGGCAATAATTGGTCCAGAAGCACCGCTTGAAATGGGTATTGTCAATGAACTCATTGAAGAAGGAATTGGCTGTGTGGGGCCAACGAAAGAAGCAGCACGTATTGAAACAGACAAAGCATTCATGAGAGACTTGTTTGAAACCCATAAGATAGATGGGTCCATTGTTTACAAAGTGTTTGACAATGTTGAGGACGCTGGAGAATTTATAGATAATTTTGATAAGGATGTAGTAATCAAACCTATAGGTCTAACAGGTGGAAAGGGAGTTAAAATTGTCGGAGAACACCTTGAAGACGGAGATGCAGCAAAAAAATACGTGGATGAAATAATAAATAACAAGATCAGTGGCCATGCTCAAGTAGTAATTGAAGAAAGGCTTATAGGGGAAGAATTCACTGTACAGGCATTTGTTGATGGTGACAAAATTTTACCCATGCCTGCAGCACAGGATCATCCCCATGCCTACGAAGGAGATCAAGGACCTATAACAGGAGGAATGGGTTCCTATTCAGATGCTACAGGACTGCTCCCATTCCTTGATCACAAAAGTTACAGGAAAGCAGTCAAGATCATGGAAGACACTGTGAAAGCAGTAAAAACTGAAGCAGATCCATACAAGGGTATTTTATACGGTCAATTCATGCTGTGTAGTGATGGTCCGAAAATGGTTGAATACAACGCGCGATTTGGAGATCCTGAAGCCATGAATGTGTTACCTCTCCTTAAAACAGATTTTGTAGAAATTTGCGAAGGGATTGTAGATGGAAATCTTAAAAAAGCGGAGTTTGAACACAAATCCACTGTTTGCAAGTACATTGTACCCAAGGGCTATCCAGAAACAGCTAAAGCAGGACAGGTCATAGAAGTTGATGAAACAAAAATAAACGATGCTGGAGCTATGGTGTACTACGCTGCTGTAAATGAGAAGGATAACAAAATTTTCACCTCAGCTTCAAGAGCTTTGGGTATTGTTGGTGTTGGTAACACCATCTCAGAAGCTGAAGAAATATGTGAGAAAGCCACAAGTTATGTGAAAGGAGACGTCTATCATAGGAGTGATGTTGGTACAGAAGAATTAGTTCAAAAGAGGGTGGCAAATATGCAGAAGCTCAGATTTGAAGCTGGATTGAGATTTTAA
- a CDS encoding ParA family protein, with the protein MAEIIAILNQKGGCGKTTTAVNLAAALALNDKRVLVVDMDPQGNATTGFGIQKNEVDSTIYSVLTGNSSVEDATVSTDISGLDVVPSNIALSGAEIELSKEVGYHTILELAMESVAENYDYIFIDVPPSLGILTINCLVAANSVIIPIQAEFYALEGMADLLEAIGLVERRLKSPSPIKGILLTLYDSRTRLGRDVYSNVKEYFGQSEYVFKTTIPRNVTLAEAPSHGKPCIIYDEESSGSQAYVDLAKEIIKIDGTVDSK; encoded by the coding sequence ATGGCCGAAATAATAGCAATACTAAATCAAAAGGGGGGCTGTGGTAAAACCACGACTGCAGTAAATTTAGCAGCAGCCCTAGCACTTAATGATAAGCGTGTTCTTGTTGTGGATATGGATCCACAGGGAAATGCAACAACTGGTTTTGGAATACAGAAAAATGAAGTAGATAGCACCATATATTCTGTTTTAACAGGTAACAGTAGTGTTGAAGATGCAACAGTTTCAACCGATATTTCAGGGCTTGATGTTGTACCTAGTAATATTGCTTTGAGTGGAGCAGAAATTGAATTAAGTAAAGAAGTGGGATACCACACCATTTTGGAATTGGCAATGGAAAGTGTGGCTGAAAATTATGACTATATATTTATTGATGTTCCACCTTCACTGGGTATTTTGACTATTAACTGTCTTGTAGCAGCAAATAGTGTAATAATACCAATACAAGCTGAATTTTATGCATTAGAAGGTATGGCAGATTTGTTAGAAGCTATAGGGTTAGTGGAAAGGAGATTAAAAAGTCCTTCTCCAATTAAAGGTATTTTACTCACACTCTACGATTCGAGAACCCGCCTTGGAAGAGACGTATACAGTAATGTTAAGGAGTACTTTGGGCAATCCGAATACGTATTCAAGACTACCATTCCTCGAAATGTTACCCTTGCAGAAGCACCGAGCCATGGTAAACCTTGTATCATATACGATGAGGAATCAAGTGGTTCCCAGGCTTACGTAGATCTGGCCAAGGAAATCATCAAGATCGATGGGACGGTGGACAGTAAATGA
- a CDS encoding threonine--tRNA ligase — protein MRILLIHSDYLKYKTKSKTRIAEEIPEDKKQGEYENALVVFTAVEKEDEKNPDIIVENAINEIKDVFGKVGAEIVAVYPYAHLSSSLSSPDMAKQILTNMETGLANLGVNVKRVPFGWYKSFEVACKGHPLSELSRTITDEKPEDASEESKEESEPAKSEFYMLSDGKILGVEDYNFENNDLKKLVDYELGRGESTGEEPPHVKIMREKHLADYEPSADVGHLRWYPKGRLIRDLLADYVYNLVTERGAMPVETPIMYDLADDAIRVHAEKFGERQYRMGTKNKELMLRYACCFGAFRVLSDSFLTWKNLPVGIYELSTYSFRLEKKGEVVGLKRLRGFTMPDLHTVCADVDHAMVEFDGQIDMCKQTGIDLEVNYEVIMRATKDFFEENKEWVFSSADKIGKPVLLEILPERKHYWIAKMDFAAIDYLGRPIENPTIQIDVESGERFGITYIDPDENEVHPIIIHCSPTGSIERVICSLLEKSAIERNFRPPMLPIWLTPSQVRVIPIAERHNDYAQDIVQKIRDQNVRVDLDERHETVGKKIRNAAGDWVPYVIVIGDRELEGGAVTVNVRETNEKIEMDIDELVNRIHEETKGMPFRKLPLPITLGNRVNF, from the coding sequence ATGAGAATACTTTTGATTCATTCTGATTATTTAAAATACAAAACCAAATCCAAAACAAGGATAGCTGAAGAAATACCTGAGGATAAGAAGCAAGGAGAGTATGAGAATGCTCTTGTGGTATTCACAGCTGTTGAGAAGGAAGACGAAAAAAATCCAGATATCATCGTTGAAAATGCTATTAACGAGATTAAAGATGTATTTGGTAAAGTTGGAGCCGAAATTGTAGCAGTATATCCTTATGCGCATTTAAGTTCCTCTTTAAGTTCTCCAGATATGGCGAAGCAGATTTTAACCAACATGGAAACTGGCCTAGCTAATTTGGGTGTAAATGTCAAGAGGGTTCCTTTCGGATGGTACAAATCATTTGAAGTGGCCTGCAAAGGCCATCCGCTTTCTGAACTTTCAAGAACTATAACTGATGAAAAACCAGAAGATGCTTCTGAAGAATCTAAAGAAGAATCCGAACCAGCAAAATCTGAATTTTACATGCTGTCAGATGGAAAGATTCTAGGGGTTGAAGATTACAATTTCGAAAATAACGATCTTAAGAAGCTGGTCGATTATGAGTTGGGTCGAGGCGAATCCACAGGAGAAGAACCACCCCACGTAAAAATTATGAGGGAGAAACACCTTGCAGATTATGAACCATCTGCTGATGTGGGTCATTTAAGGTGGTATCCTAAGGGCAGGTTAATACGTGATCTTTTAGCAGATTATGTTTACAACTTGGTAACTGAAAGGGGAGCAATGCCAGTTGAGACTCCAATAATGTACGACTTGGCAGATGATGCCATAAGGGTGCATGCTGAGAAATTCGGTGAGAGACAGTACAGAATGGGTACAAAAAACAAGGAATTAATGTTAAGATATGCGTGTTGTTTCGGGGCATTTAGAGTGCTTTCAGATTCCTTTTTAACCTGGAAGAACCTTCCTGTAGGAATATATGAATTATCAACCTACAGTTTCAGATTAGAGAAAAAAGGAGAAGTTGTCGGTCTAAAACGTTTAAGAGGTTTTACAATGCCGGATCTCCACACTGTTTGTGCAGATGTCGACCATGCAATGGTTGAATTTGATGGCCAGATTGACATGTGCAAACAAACAGGAATAGACCTTGAAGTCAACTACGAAGTAATAATGAGGGCAACCAAGGACTTTTTCGAAGAAAACAAAGAATGGGTCTTTTCTTCCGCAGATAAAATAGGGAAACCGGTTTTATTGGAAATTTTACCTGAAAGAAAGCATTATTGGATTGCAAAGATGGATTTTGCAGCAATCGATTATCTTGGAAGGCCAATTGAAAATCCAACCATACAGATCGATGTGGAGAGTGGTGAAAGATTTGGAATAACATACATCGATCCAGATGAGAACGAAGTACATCCCATCATTATTCACTGCAGTCCTACTGGCAGTATAGAAAGGGTAATTTGCAGTTTACTTGAAAAGAGTGCCATTGAAAGAAACTTCAGACCACCTATGTTACCTATCTGGTTAACTCCTTCACAAGTTAGGGTGATTCCAATTGCAGAACGTCATAATGACTATGCGCAGGATATTGTTCAAAAGATAAGGGATCAAAATGTCAGGGTAGATCTCGATGAAAGACATGAAACTGTTGGTAAGAAAATTAGAAATGCAGCAGGAGATTGGGTACCATACGTTATTGTAATAGGTGACAGAGAACTCGAAGGTGGAGCTGTTACTGTTAACGTAAGGGAAACTAATGAAAAGATAGAAATGGATATTGACGAATTAGTCAACAGGATCCACGAAGAAACTAAAGGCATGCCGTTTAGAAAACTTCCACTTCCAATTACATTGGGAAATAGAGTTAATTTCTAA
- a CDS encoding acetolactate synthase large subunit codes for MKGGEAIIKSLTDQGVEIVFGYPGGVLLPLYDVLYDSDLKHILVRHEQCAAHAADGFARASGKVGVCIGTSGPGATNLITGIATAYMDSSPILAIAGQVSSHLIGNDAFQEVDTIGITMPITKHNYQPMKANEIPGMVKSAFYIAGTGRPGPVVLDLPKDVQEEEFEFESAKDIELPGYKPTMKGHPKQLKRAAKLIQESKKPVILAGGGIILSGATEELLQFANIINAPVSTSLMGKGSFPEDNSLSLGMLGMHGRKVSNFIVDECDCLIAIGCRFSDRTTGLLSGFAKNAKILHIDVDPAEIGKNVDVDVPIVGDAKTILGDLIKIIDPEPEQKQEWLNYVKDFKNSCIPRLSFNEVPLKPQQVIKELSEAVTDDTIVTTDVGQNQMWMAHYFDVNNPRKFISSGGLGTMGFGFPAAIGAKIAKPNNDVIAVCGDGGFLMVCQDLATIKEYDIPVIIVVLDNRHLGMVAQWQKLFYDERMSHTHLGESPNFVKLAESFGVKAERIEKPGEMKEAIERAIKSGEPYLLDVIIDPDEILPMVPPGCSLTEIVGEYKVEREYPDEIIVKASAKENGGD; via the coding sequence ATGAAAGGTGGCGAAGCCATAATCAAATCACTCACAGATCAAGGTGTAGAAATTGTTTTCGGTTATCCGGGGGGAGTTTTACTACCTTTATATGATGTATTATACGACTCAGACCTAAAACATATACTTGTAAGGCACGAACAGTGTGCAGCTCATGCAGCCGATGGGTTTGCAAGGGCTTCAGGAAAGGTGGGAGTGTGCATTGGAACTTCAGGACCAGGTGCAACGAATCTCATTACAGGTATTGCAACCGCATATATGGATTCATCTCCAATTTTGGCCATTGCAGGTCAAGTTTCTTCTCATTTAATTGGAAATGATGCATTTCAAGAAGTAGATACTATTGGTATCACAATGCCAATCACTAAACATAATTACCAGCCCATGAAGGCTAATGAAATCCCTGGAATGGTAAAATCTGCATTTTATATCGCAGGAACTGGAAGACCAGGGCCAGTTGTCTTAGATCTCCCTAAAGATGTGCAAGAGGAAGAATTTGAATTTGAATCTGCCAAAGACATCGAATTGCCTGGCTACAAGCCTACAATGAAGGGACATCCTAAACAGCTCAAACGGGCAGCAAAATTGATACAAGAATCTAAAAAGCCAGTTATATTGGCCGGAGGGGGAATAATACTATCCGGTGCAACAGAAGAGCTTTTACAATTTGCAAATATTATTAACGCTCCTGTAAGCACATCTTTGATGGGCAAAGGATCCTTCCCAGAAGACAACTCGCTTTCCTTGGGAATGCTAGGTATGCATGGAAGAAAGGTTTCAAATTTCATTGTAGATGAATGCGACTGTTTAATTGCCATTGGATGCAGATTCTCAGATAGAACTACCGGATTATTATCCGGATTTGCTAAAAATGCAAAGATCTTACACATAGATGTAGATCCCGCCGAAATAGGGAAAAATGTGGATGTTGATGTTCCAATAGTAGGAGATGCAAAGACCATCCTGGGAGATCTCATAAAGATCATTGACCCCGAACCTGAACAAAAACAAGAATGGTTGAACTATGTTAAGGACTTCAAAAATTCATGTATTCCTCGTTTATCGTTTAATGAAGTACCATTGAAGCCACAACAAGTGATAAAGGAATTATCCGAAGCTGTTACAGATGATACGATAGTAACAACAGATGTGGGTCAAAACCAGATGTGGATGGCACATTATTTTGATGTCAACAATCCTAGGAAATTTATTTCCTCTGGAGGATTGGGTACTATGGGATTCGGATTCCCCGCAGCAATTGGTGCTAAAATAGCTAAACCAAATAATGATGTCATTGCTGTTTGTGGTGACGGAGGTTTCCTGATGGTTTGTCAGGATCTTGCAACTATTAAAGAGTACGATATTCCAGTAATTATCGTGGTTCTAGACAACAGACATCTAGGAATGGTTGCACAGTGGCAGAAATTATTTTACGACGAAAGAATGTCCCACACCCATCTTGGAGAAAGTCCAAATTTTGTCAAACTAGCAGAATCTTTTGGTGTTAAAGCTGAAAGAATTGAAAAACCAGGAGAAATGAAAGAAGCCATTGAAAGAGCAATTAAATCAGGAGAACCATATCTTCTTGATGTAATAATTGATCCAGATGAGATTCTCCCTATGGTACCTCCAGGATGCAGCTTAACAGAGATAGTTGGGGAGTACAAAGTAGAACGGGAATATCCAGATGAAATAATAGTAAAAGCATCAGCCAAAGAAAATGGTGGTGATTGA
- the argF gene encoding ornithine carbamoyltransferase, whose amino-acid sequence MKHLLSVLDAKDEIFEILELAGKFKEDPYGLKPLENKTLAMIFEKASTRTRISFEMAMLHLGGNPLYLSAADMQLGRGEIIEDTAMVMSRYVDGVMIRAKEHEEVVKFSEHSTVPVINGLTNKEHPCQALTDIFTIYEHKQSYNVKMAFLGDGNNVCNSLLLACAYVGMDMTVVCPLGYEPDAEIYDEALKIAEKTGSKIEITPIVSEGVKDADIIYTDVWVSMGDEAEKLKRIEDLKNYQVNMELLTFAKPDACVMHCLPAIRGQEITDEVMKSDSSIIWDQAENRMHVQTAVLYNILK is encoded by the coding sequence ATGAAACATCTACTATCAGTTTTGGATGCTAAGGATGAAATATTTGAAATTTTGGAGCTTGCTGGGAAGTTCAAAGAAGACCCATATGGTCTGAAACCCCTAGAAAATAAGACTCTAGCCATGATCTTTGAAAAAGCTTCAACACGTACAAGAATTTCATTTGAAATGGCAATGTTACATCTTGGAGGTAATCCCCTTTATCTATCAGCTGCAGATATGCAGCTTGGACGTGGAGAGATCATAGAAGACACCGCAATGGTGATGTCACGCTATGTTGATGGGGTTATGATAAGGGCCAAGGAACATGAAGAAGTAGTAAAATTTTCGGAACATTCTACTGTTCCAGTTATCAATGGCCTGACAAACAAAGAGCATCCTTGTCAAGCTTTGACAGATATTTTTACGATATATGAGCATAAACAGAGTTACAATGTTAAAATGGCATTTTTAGGGGATGGAAACAATGTTTGTAATTCCCTGCTTCTGGCTTGTGCTTATGTTGGAATGGACATGACTGTGGTGTGTCCTCTTGGCTACGAACCAGACGCTGAAATATATGATGAAGCATTAAAAATAGCAGAAAAGACTGGATCGAAGATTGAGATCACTCCAATTGTTAGTGAAGGAGTTAAAGACGCGGATATCATTTATACTGATGTTTGGGTGAGTATGGGGGATGAAGCTGAAAAATTGAAGCGTATTGAAGACCTTAAAAATTATCAGGTCAACATGGAACTCCTAACCTTTGCAAAACCCGACGCATGTGTGATGCACTGTTTACCTGCAATTCGAGGCCAGGAAATTACAGACGAAGTAATGAAGAGTGATAGTTCCATCATATGGGATCAAGCTGAAAATAGAATGCATGTGCAGACTGCAGTTTTGTACAATATTTTAAAATAA
- the ilvD gene encoding dihydroxy-acid dehydratase gives MRSDTIKKGLHRAPHRSLLRACGLNDADMKKPFIGIANSYTDIVPGHVHLNSIADTVKQSIAEAGGLGFEFNTMAICDGIAMNHEGMKYSLASREIVADTVESMAMAHQFDGLVLIPTCDKIVPGMLMAAARLDIPAIVVTGGPMLPGKYKGKNVDLISVYEAVGAVSSGKMTEEEIDELERCACPGPGSCSGLFTANTMACITEAIGMSLPYCATAHAVDKKKLSIASDSGKKILELVEKNITPSKIMTQQAFKNAIAVDMALGGSSNTALHVPAIAFELEEQGVKVDLDLFNDMSKEIPHITHLSPAGEHTMLDLDKAGGIPAVLKVIEEKLDITTITCTGKSLGENIAEARVLDGNVIHTLEDPIHVEGGIAVLKGNLAPNGSVVKQGAVKEDMMVHEGPAKVFDSEEECVEAIFDGKIDEGDVIVIRYEGPKGGPGMREMLNPTSAISGMEIKSVALITDGRFSGGTRGPSIGHISPEAMADGPLAAVNNGDIIKIDIPNRKLELKVPESEIKERIKVADKPERPVKGWLARYRKLATSADEGAILR, from the coding sequence ATGAGAAGTGACACTATTAAAAAGGGATTACATCGAGCTCCACACAGATCTCTTTTGAGAGCTTGTGGATTAAACGATGCAGATATGAAAAAACCATTCATAGGTATTGCAAACAGTTATACAGATATTGTTCCAGGACATGTACACCTCAACTCCATTGCAGATACTGTTAAACAGAGCATTGCAGAGGCAGGAGGGCTTGGATTTGAATTTAACACCATGGCAATTTGTGATGGAATAGCCATGAATCATGAGGGCATGAAGTACTCCCTTGCATCAAGGGAAATTGTTGCAGATACAGTTGAAAGCATGGCCATGGCACATCAATTTGATGGTCTGGTACTCATTCCTACATGTGACAAAATTGTTCCAGGAATGCTCATGGCAGCTGCAAGATTAGATATTCCAGCAATAGTTGTTACTGGTGGCCCCATGCTTCCAGGAAAATATAAGGGAAAGAATGTAGATTTAATAAGTGTTTATGAAGCAGTTGGAGCTGTTTCATCAGGTAAAATGACTGAAGAAGAAATTGATGAATTGGAACGATGTGCATGTCCAGGTCCGGGCTCTTGTTCTGGTTTGTTCACTGCAAATACCATGGCATGTATTACCGAAGCCATTGGAATGAGTTTACCCTACTGTGCAACAGCCCATGCAGTTGATAAAAAGAAACTTAGTATAGCATCTGATTCTGGGAAAAAGATCCTCGAACTCGTGGAAAAAAATATCACCCCCTCCAAGATAATGACACAGCAGGCATTTAAAAATGCAATAGCAGTGGATATGGCATTGGGAGGATCTTCCAACACAGCCCTGCATGTTCCTGCAATTGCATTTGAACTAGAAGAACAGGGAGTTAAGGTGGATCTGGATTTGTTCAACGATATGAGCAAAGAAATTCCACACATAACTCACCTAAGTCCTGCAGGTGAACACACCATGCTTGATCTAGATAAAGCAGGAGGAATACCTGCAGTTTTAAAAGTAATCGAGGAAAAGCTAGATATTACTACTATTACTTGTACAGGCAAAAGTTTAGGCGAAAACATTGCAGAAGCAAGGGTTTTAGATGGAAATGTCATCCACACCCTAGAAGATCCCATACATGTCGAAGGAGGCATTGCTGTACTTAAGGGAAACCTTGCCCCTAATGGATCTGTTGTTAAACAAGGAGCTGTTAAAGAAGATATGATGGTACATGAAGGGCCTGCAAAAGTATTCGACAGCGAAGAAGAGTGTGTAGAAGCAATTTTTGATGGGAAAATTGATGAAGGTGATGTAATAGTCATCCGCTATGAAGGTCCAAAGGGTGGGCCTGGTATGAGAGAAATGTTAAATCCTACCTCGGCTATATCAGGTATGGAAATAAAATCTGTGGCACTCATCACCGATGGTAGATTTTCAGGTGGAACACGCGGCCCATCAATAGGGCACATATCGCCCGAAGCCATGGCTGATGGTCCATTAGCTGCTGTAAACAACGGAGATATTATCAAAATAGATATTCCAAATAGAAAATTAGAACTTAAAGTACCTGAATCCGAAATCAAAGAAAGAATCAAAGTAGCAGATAAACCAGAAAGACCAGTCAAGGGCTGGCTTGCTAGATACCGGAAATTAGCAACATCTGCAGATGAAGGAGCAATTCTAAGGTAG
- a CDS encoding signal peptidase I, which translates to MTDNREIISYVVIIVIGIILAQHMNVVVSGSMEPVFYRGDVVVIEKTDFLGIQEINKDDLKVGDIVIYQATWFPDPVIHRIIATGTDVNGTPYYVTKGDNNQVQDPAPVYHDQVMAKVVTLGNTPFVIPKVGYITLWIRGL; encoded by the coding sequence ATGACCGATAACCGTGAAATAATTAGTTATGTTGTAATAATCGTCATTGGAATAATATTAGCACAACATATGAACGTTGTAGTATCAGGAAGTATGGAACCTGTATTTTACAGAGGTGACGTAGTAGTTATTGAAAAAACGGATTTCTTGGGCATTCAAGAAATAAATAAAGATGATTTAAAGGTTGGAGACATTGTTATTTACCAAGCCACATGGTTCCCTGATCCAGTTATTCACAGGATCATCGCCACTGGAACTGACGTGAATGGAACGCCGTATTACGTAACCAAGGGGGATAATAACCAGGTTCAGGATCCTGCACCAGTTTACCATGATCAAGTCATGGCAAAGGTGGTTACGCTAGGAAACACTCCATTTGTTATTCCAAAAGTAGGATACATCACTTTATGGATAAGAGGATTGTAA
- the argS gene encoding arginine--tRNA ligase encodes MYRILISESINALSEAIKSLGWEIPDEIKVEEPPNPELGDVASSVSFQLAKELKRSPMEITQEILKALKIPDIFSKVESKGPYINFYANYNEFSSLVLNSITEDYGKLESNNTKIILEHTSANPNGPLHIGHIRNSIIGDSLARVLKSAGYEVETQYYVNDMGRQIAMIVWGLLNLDYNMDPFGKPDHEIGKLYFNVNEKLRANPEIKDEVSALLKRYERGDDPELEKMFEGVVKNCLEGISTTSKRLNVNHDAFIWESRFIKNGSVANILKSLDEYIQKNEVVYMDLNSYGIEKELILIRSDGTSLYATRDLAYHKEKSEGSDRYIDILGSDHKLAIDQLKVPLELLGAKAPETIFYEFITLPEGSMSTRRGVFISVDELMNEAVSRAMIEIEKRRTDLGESERLKIAEIVGIGAIRYYIARLSPEKHIVFKWDEALSFERGCASIQYAHARACKLLENANYDRNSLKIDNFDLDDKIEIELVKLMSKFSAAIEESARINRVHNIAQYSLDLAGGFNKFYKALPVIDSEKEDLRLLIVDKFRITIRNSLELIGIEAPESM; translated from the coding sequence ATGTACAGAATATTAATATCAGAATCAATTAATGCACTTTCAGAGGCTATTAAAAGTTTAGGTTGGGAGATTCCGGATGAAATCAAGGTTGAAGAACCTCCAAATCCTGAACTTGGAGATGTTGCTAGTTCAGTTTCGTTTCAACTAGCAAAAGAACTTAAACGTTCCCCAATGGAAATTACACAAGAAATTTTAAAGGCTTTAAAGATTCCAGATATATTCAGCAAGGTAGAATCTAAAGGGCCTTACATAAATTTTTATGCTAATTACAACGAGTTTTCGAGTCTGGTTTTGAATTCCATCACTGAAGATTATGGGAAACTTGAGTCGAATAACACTAAAATTATATTGGAACACACTTCCGCAAACCCCAACGGCCCACTCCACATAGGACATATTAGAAATTCAATAATCGGAGATTCCCTTGCACGTGTACTAAAATCTGCAGGGTACGAAGTTGAAACCCAATACTATGTAAATGATATGGGCAGGCAAATTGCAATGATTGTTTGGGGCCTATTGAATCTTGATTATAATATGGATCCATTTGGAAAACCTGATCATGAAATAGGTAAACTCTACTTCAACGTGAATGAAAAACTTCGTGCAAATCCAGAAATAAAGGATGAAGTAAGTGCTTTACTGAAACGCTACGAAAGGGGTGATGATCCTGAACTAGAGAAAATGTTTGAAGGTGTGGTTAAAAACTGTCTAGAGGGCATATCAACTACCTCTAAAAGGTTGAATGTTAACCATGATGCATTTATATGGGAGAGTCGTTTCATTAAAAATGGTAGTGTTGCCAACATATTGAAATCTCTAGATGAATACATCCAGAAGAACGAAGTTGTCTATATGGACCTTAACAGTTATGGTATCGAAAAGGAACTGATACTCATACGTTCAGACGGAACTTCCCTCTACGCAACAAGGGACCTTGCATATCACAAGGAAAAATCTGAAGGATCAGACAGGTACATAGATATTCTGGGATCGGATCACAAACTAGCAATAGATCAACTCAAGGTACCACTGGAGTTATTGGGGGCTAAAGCGCCAGAAACAATATTTTATGAATTTATCACACTTCCAGAGGGATCCATGTCCACAAGGAGAGGAGTTTTCATTAGTGTGGATGAACTGATGAATGAGGCTGTATCCAGAGCCATGATAGAAATTGAAAAACGAAGAACAGATCTTGGAGAATCTGAACGTTTGAAAATAGCTGAAATAGTTGGTATTGGTGCTATAAGATATTATATTGCCCGTTTGTCACCAGAAAAACATATTGTTTTCAAATGGGATGAAGCACTCAGTTTCGAAAGGGGTTGTGCATCTATTCAGTACGCACATGCAAGGGCATGTAAACTACTTGAAAATGCCAATTATGATAGAAATTCCTTAAAAATTGATAATTTTGATCTTGATGACAAAATTGAGATCGAACTTGTTAAATTAATGTCCAAATTCTCTGCAGCCATAGAAGAATCAGCAAGAATAAACAGGGTTCATAACATTGCACAGTACTCATTGGATCTAGCTGGGGGATTTAACAAATTTTACAAAGCCCTGCCTGTAATAGATTCTGAAAAAGAAGATTTAAGGCTTTTAATTGTTGATAAATTCAGGATAACCATCAGAAATAGCCTTGAATTGATTGGAATAGAAGCTCCAGAGTCCATGTAG